One Pygocentrus nattereri isolate fPygNat1 chromosome 23, fPygNat1.pri, whole genome shotgun sequence genomic window carries:
- the si:dkeyp-117b8.4 gene encoding E3 SUMO-protein ligase ZBED1 isoform X2 — translation MEFPVRRRPGNLGTPTLRRRMDRMLPFSERRTSKVWDHYTQLSMYRVECNHCKRQLSFHNSTTSMREHLGRKHSIRDGAVPPPNTADVHNPSALHQQMVQSNLLNSRFATSGTAVDASVGAFQPVVPVVVKEEHHEQLSVEGGETKHACSTYPPNAAGGGGTSNANTISNQDMDITYGFSTDEINSTLISSGGSNNNSGTRGCSDKRAGVLTDLILEMVFRDLQPLSVVEERGFRLLLSCLEPNYPVPSPSLLGSLLWHRYHILKQCLQRHLQTGLAPRCLALCTEHWRSVEGCGVEGSGQSYLTVSAHFVDSNWRLARCVLETRPIPEYKGNSANRGLDKFASILKAVLSEFNLPENYVFCVVHDTPWGADGRRQSNLALDQEYQQEFPGPSHAPVLSITEGWEPVLCAGEALKLCVQEGLYVETVRQALADARGIVLHFQHDMNAAAALNQKAEAANKGAARLVLDDPGRWATAIDMCESLLELKWVVSSVLEEQKAATNLADHQWRLLHEMVPVLRTVRIAASFLSEDINAAISALMPCLQGVSRLLGQNMAECSCPVVRGVMERIRAGMEKRWRLSDEEALLESPAVLSSFLDPRFKEMRFLSPHARSKLHDKVKELLSVQAYTDDAEVDQEIDRGLEVRRNEAGGEPAVLGLDDTLPIPTVASLDSPESCASGEEGDSIELQQNENFTTVSSPEQVNENMLVGSPSKATSGRKRTASAAGLTSPLRSDRQLTARMRMSPFPQTMYDILLGEDPTERMPEIHQQLENYIAEPLCKRSLSPLHWWRNKEHRFPAVARLARKYLAIPATAIPADRAFAPRESALAHRRAMLGPKHLDHVLFLHQNCDYVEQLKGGPSGHRDSDHNSSVSGNQSRESLYQTLVSYDNKV, via the coding sequence ATGGAATTCCCAGTTCGAAGGCGGCCTGGTAATCTAGGCACTCCAACCCTGAGGAGAAGGATGGACCGTATGTTACCTTTTTCTGAGCGCCGCACGTCCAAAGTGTGGGACCACTACACCCAACTTAGTATGTACAGAGTTGAATGTAACCACTGCAAGAGGCAGCTGTCTTTTCACAACAGCACCACCTCAATGAGGGAGCACCTGGGGCGCAAACACAGCATTCGTGATGGAGCAGTTCCCCCTCCCAACACAGCGGATGTCCATAATCCATCAGCATTACATCAACAAATGGTTCAGTCCAATTTACTTAATAGCAGATTTGCCACATCCGGTACTGCAGTCGATGCTTCAGTAGGTGCATTTCAGCCGGTAGTGCCGGTTGTTGTGAAAGAGGAGCATCATGAGCAGCTATCAGTTGAGGGAGGTGAAACCAAACATGCTTGCTCCACATATCCCCCTAATgctgctggaggaggtggcacgTCAAATGCTAACACCATCTCCAACCAAGACATGGACATAACATACGGATTTTCTACAGATGAGATCAACAGCACACTCATCAGCAGTGGTGGCAGCAATAACAACAGTGGCACTAGGGGTTGCAGTGACAAACGGGCTGGGGTCTTAACAGATCTGATCCTGGAGATGGTATTTAGAGACCTCCAGCCTCTGTCAGTGGTTGAAGAGAGAGGATTTAGACTGTTGCTTAGCTGCCTTGAGCCTAATTATCCAGTGCCATCGCCTTCCTTGCTTGGCAGCCTTCTGTGGCATCGTTATCATATTCTCAAACAATGCCTTCAGCGCCATCTTCAAACAGGCCTTGCTCCTCGCTGTCTGGCCCTCTGCACTGAACACTGGCGATCTGTAGAAGGCTGTGGGGTTGAAGGTAGTGGTCAGTCCTACCTCACTGTCAGCGCACATTTTGTTGACTCCAACTGGCGCCTGGCCCGCTGTGTTCTAGAGACTCGGCCAATACCTGAATACAAAGGAAACTCCGCTAACCGCGGCCTTGATAAGTTTGCAAGTATCTTAAAAGCAGTTCTTTCAGAATTCAACCTTCCTGAGAattatgtgttttgtgttgttcaTGACACACCCTGGGGTGCTGATGGTAGGAGGCAGAGCAACCTAGCACTTGACCAGGAATATCAACAGGAATTTCCTGGACCCAGTCATGCTCCTGTTCTGTCCATTACAGAGGGCTGGGAACCAGTTCTTTGTGCAGGGGAGGCTCTCAAGCTATGCGTCCAGGAAGGACTTTATGTAGAGACTGTGAGACAGGCGCTTGCAGATGCCCGTGGGATTGTACTACACTTCCAGCATGACATGaatgctgcagcagctctgaatcagaaagctgaggctgccaACAAAGGTGCAGCACGCCTGGTCCTGGACGACCCTGGCCGCTGGGCCACAGCCATTGACATGTGTGAGAGCCTGCTGGAGCTCAAGTGGGTTGTAAGTTCAGTTCTGGAAGAGCAAAAGGCAGCAACTAACTTGGCTGATCATCAGTGGcgtttattacatgaaatggtgcCAGTGCTAAGGACTGTGCGCATCGCAGCATCCTTCCTTAGTGAGGACATCAATGCCGCAATTTCTGCCTTGATGCCATGTCTCCAAGGAGTATCCCGACTTCTGGGGCAGAACATGGCTGAGTGCAGCTGCCCTGTGGTTAGAGGAGTCATGGAAAGGATCCGTGCTGGGATGGAGAAGCGCTGGAGGCTGAGTGATGAGGAAGCTCTGCTTGAAAGTCCTGCTGTCTTATCCTCATTCTTGGATCCAAGATTCAAAGAGATGCGATTCCTCAGCCCACATGCCCGCAGCAAGCTGCATGACAAGGTGAAAGAACTGTTGTCTGTTCAGGCTTATACAGACGATGCGGAGGTGGACCAAGAAATAGATAGAGGCTTGGAAGTCAGAAGAAATGAAGCAGGAGGGGAACCTGCAGTTTTGGGCCTGGATGACACATTGCCTATCCCCACAGTGGCATCCTTGGATTCACCTGAGTCATGTGCTTCAGGAGAGGAAGGTGACAGCATTGAACTGCAGCAGAACGAGAACTTTACCACCGTCTCATCTCCAGAACAGGTCAATGAGAACATGCTTGTGGGTTCACCTTCCAAAGCCACCAGTGGCCGTAAAAGAACAGCCAGCGCAGCTGGACTAACATCACCATTAAGAAGTGACCGGCAGCTCACTGCCCGAATGCGAATGAGTCCTTTTCCTCAAACCATGTATGATATTCTTCTAGGTGAGGATCCAACTGAACGGATGCCTGAGATCCACCAACAGCTGGAGAATTATATCGCAGAACCGCTGTGCAAACGCAGCCTCTCGCCTCTCCACTGGTGGCGCAACAAGGAGCACCGCTTCCCAGCGGTGGCCCGACTCGCACGAAAATATCTTGCAATTCCAGCTACTGCTATCCCTGCTGACCGGGCTTTTGCCCCAAGGGAATCTGCTTTGGCCCACAGGAGAGCCATGCTCGGGCCTAAGCATCTTGACCATGTCTTGTTTCTTCATCAGAACTGTGATTATGTGGAACAGCTCAAAGGTGGACCTTCAGGGCATCGAGACAGTGACCATAACAGTAGTGTCAGTGGGAACCAAAGTAGAGAGAGTCTTTATCAGACTTTAGTGTCATATGACAACAAGGTTTGA
- the si:dkeyp-117b8.4 gene encoding E3 SUMO-protein ligase ZBED1 isoform X1, whose amino-acid sequence MHIFFLSSGRPQLEATHMEFPVRRRPGNLGTPTLRRRMDRMLPFSERRTSKVWDHYTQLSMYRVECNHCKRQLSFHNSTTSMREHLGRKHSIRDGAVPPPNTADVHNPSALHQQMVQSNLLNSRFATSGTAVDASVGAFQPVVPVVVKEEHHEQLSVEGGETKHACSTYPPNAAGGGGTSNANTISNQDMDITYGFSTDEINSTLISSGGSNNNSGTRGCSDKRAGVLTDLILEMVFRDLQPLSVVEERGFRLLLSCLEPNYPVPSPSLLGSLLWHRYHILKQCLQRHLQTGLAPRCLALCTEHWRSVEGCGVEGSGQSYLTVSAHFVDSNWRLARCVLETRPIPEYKGNSANRGLDKFASILKAVLSEFNLPENYVFCVVHDTPWGADGRRQSNLALDQEYQQEFPGPSHAPVLSITEGWEPVLCAGEALKLCVQEGLYVETVRQALADARGIVLHFQHDMNAAAALNQKAEAANKGAARLVLDDPGRWATAIDMCESLLELKWVVSSVLEEQKAATNLADHQWRLLHEMVPVLRTVRIAASFLSEDINAAISALMPCLQGVSRLLGQNMAECSCPVVRGVMERIRAGMEKRWRLSDEEALLESPAVLSSFLDPRFKEMRFLSPHARSKLHDKVKELLSVQAYTDDAEVDQEIDRGLEVRRNEAGGEPAVLGLDDTLPIPTVASLDSPESCASGEEGDSIELQQNENFTTVSSPEQVNENMLVGSPSKATSGRKRTASAAGLTSPLRSDRQLTARMRMSPFPQTMYDILLGEDPTERMPEIHQQLENYIAEPLCKRSLSPLHWWRNKEHRFPAVARLARKYLAIPATAIPADRAFAPRESALAHRRAMLGPKHLDHVLFLHQNCDYVEQLKGGPSGHRDSDHNSSVSGNQSRESLYQTLVSYDNKV is encoded by the coding sequence atgcatattttttttctttcttctggtAGACCACAGCTCGAAGCCACACACATGGAATTCCCAGTTCGAAGGCGGCCTGGTAATCTAGGCACTCCAACCCTGAGGAGAAGGATGGACCGTATGTTACCTTTTTCTGAGCGCCGCACGTCCAAAGTGTGGGACCACTACACCCAACTTAGTATGTACAGAGTTGAATGTAACCACTGCAAGAGGCAGCTGTCTTTTCACAACAGCACCACCTCAATGAGGGAGCACCTGGGGCGCAAACACAGCATTCGTGATGGAGCAGTTCCCCCTCCCAACACAGCGGATGTCCATAATCCATCAGCATTACATCAACAAATGGTTCAGTCCAATTTACTTAATAGCAGATTTGCCACATCCGGTACTGCAGTCGATGCTTCAGTAGGTGCATTTCAGCCGGTAGTGCCGGTTGTTGTGAAAGAGGAGCATCATGAGCAGCTATCAGTTGAGGGAGGTGAAACCAAACATGCTTGCTCCACATATCCCCCTAATgctgctggaggaggtggcacgTCAAATGCTAACACCATCTCCAACCAAGACATGGACATAACATACGGATTTTCTACAGATGAGATCAACAGCACACTCATCAGCAGTGGTGGCAGCAATAACAACAGTGGCACTAGGGGTTGCAGTGACAAACGGGCTGGGGTCTTAACAGATCTGATCCTGGAGATGGTATTTAGAGACCTCCAGCCTCTGTCAGTGGTTGAAGAGAGAGGATTTAGACTGTTGCTTAGCTGCCTTGAGCCTAATTATCCAGTGCCATCGCCTTCCTTGCTTGGCAGCCTTCTGTGGCATCGTTATCATATTCTCAAACAATGCCTTCAGCGCCATCTTCAAACAGGCCTTGCTCCTCGCTGTCTGGCCCTCTGCACTGAACACTGGCGATCTGTAGAAGGCTGTGGGGTTGAAGGTAGTGGTCAGTCCTACCTCACTGTCAGCGCACATTTTGTTGACTCCAACTGGCGCCTGGCCCGCTGTGTTCTAGAGACTCGGCCAATACCTGAATACAAAGGAAACTCCGCTAACCGCGGCCTTGATAAGTTTGCAAGTATCTTAAAAGCAGTTCTTTCAGAATTCAACCTTCCTGAGAattatgtgttttgtgttgttcaTGACACACCCTGGGGTGCTGATGGTAGGAGGCAGAGCAACCTAGCACTTGACCAGGAATATCAACAGGAATTTCCTGGACCCAGTCATGCTCCTGTTCTGTCCATTACAGAGGGCTGGGAACCAGTTCTTTGTGCAGGGGAGGCTCTCAAGCTATGCGTCCAGGAAGGACTTTATGTAGAGACTGTGAGACAGGCGCTTGCAGATGCCCGTGGGATTGTACTACACTTCCAGCATGACATGaatgctgcagcagctctgaatcagaaagctgaggctgccaACAAAGGTGCAGCACGCCTGGTCCTGGACGACCCTGGCCGCTGGGCCACAGCCATTGACATGTGTGAGAGCCTGCTGGAGCTCAAGTGGGTTGTAAGTTCAGTTCTGGAAGAGCAAAAGGCAGCAACTAACTTGGCTGATCATCAGTGGcgtttattacatgaaatggtgcCAGTGCTAAGGACTGTGCGCATCGCAGCATCCTTCCTTAGTGAGGACATCAATGCCGCAATTTCTGCCTTGATGCCATGTCTCCAAGGAGTATCCCGACTTCTGGGGCAGAACATGGCTGAGTGCAGCTGCCCTGTGGTTAGAGGAGTCATGGAAAGGATCCGTGCTGGGATGGAGAAGCGCTGGAGGCTGAGTGATGAGGAAGCTCTGCTTGAAAGTCCTGCTGTCTTATCCTCATTCTTGGATCCAAGATTCAAAGAGATGCGATTCCTCAGCCCACATGCCCGCAGCAAGCTGCATGACAAGGTGAAAGAACTGTTGTCTGTTCAGGCTTATACAGACGATGCGGAGGTGGACCAAGAAATAGATAGAGGCTTGGAAGTCAGAAGAAATGAAGCAGGAGGGGAACCTGCAGTTTTGGGCCTGGATGACACATTGCCTATCCCCACAGTGGCATCCTTGGATTCACCTGAGTCATGTGCTTCAGGAGAGGAAGGTGACAGCATTGAACTGCAGCAGAACGAGAACTTTACCACCGTCTCATCTCCAGAACAGGTCAATGAGAACATGCTTGTGGGTTCACCTTCCAAAGCCACCAGTGGCCGTAAAAGAACAGCCAGCGCAGCTGGACTAACATCACCATTAAGAAGTGACCGGCAGCTCACTGCCCGAATGCGAATGAGTCCTTTTCCTCAAACCATGTATGATATTCTTCTAGGTGAGGATCCAACTGAACGGATGCCTGAGATCCACCAACAGCTGGAGAATTATATCGCAGAACCGCTGTGCAAACGCAGCCTCTCGCCTCTCCACTGGTGGCGCAACAAGGAGCACCGCTTCCCAGCGGTGGCCCGACTCGCACGAAAATATCTTGCAATTCCAGCTACTGCTATCCCTGCTGACCGGGCTTTTGCCCCAAGGGAATCTGCTTTGGCCCACAGGAGAGCCATGCTCGGGCCTAAGCATCTTGACCATGTCTTGTTTCTTCATCAGAACTGTGATTATGTGGAACAGCTCAAAGGTGGACCTTCAGGGCATCGAGACAGTGACCATAACAGTAGTGTCAGTGGGAACCAAAGTAGAGAGAGTCTTTATCAGACTTTAGTGTCATATGACAACAAGGTTTGA
- the napaa gene encoding N-ethylmaleimide-sensitive factor attachment protein, alpha a: protein MDYSGKEKEAMALMAEADKKMKTSGSFFGTFFGSSSKAEEACDMYVRAANMLKMAKNWNAAGDAFCKAAKLRLQIQSKHDAAVNFIDAGNAYKKADPQEAIKCLGRAIDIYTDMGRFTIAAKHHISIAEIYESDLVDVDKAVAHYEQAADYYKGEESTSSANKCLLKVATYAAQLEQYQKAIEIYEQIGTYSMDNTLLKYGAKDHFFKAALCHFCVDMLNAKLAVQRYEEMFPAFSDARECKLVKKLLDAYEEQDVDAFTDAVKEFDSITRLDQWQTSMLLRIKKTIQEDENDLR, encoded by the exons ATGGACTATTCTGGAAAGGAGAAGGAAGCCATGGCTTTAATGGCTGAAGCtgacaagaaaatgaaaacttcaGGGTCGttctttggaacattttttgg GAGCTCCTCTAAAGCAGAGGAGGCCTGTGACATGTACGTACGAGCTGCTAATATGTTGAAGATGGCAAAGAACTGGAACG CGGCTGGAGATGCTTTCTGCAAAGCAGCCAAGCTGCGATTGCAAATACAGAGCAAACACGATGCTGCCGTTAACTTTATTGATGCTGGCAATGCTTACAAAAAAGCAGATCCTCAAG AGGCCATCAAGTGTCTCGGCAGGGCCATTGATATTTACACAGATATG GGACGTTTCACCATTGCAGCAAAACACCACATCTCCATAGCCGAGATCTATGAATCTGACTTGGTGGACGTTGATAAG GCCGTCGCCCATTACGAGCAGGCTGCAGATTATTACAAAGGGGAGGAATCTACCAG TTCAGCCAACAAGTGCCTGCTTAAAGTGGCCACATATGCTGCGCAGCTGGAACAGTACCAGAAAGCTATTGAAATATATGAGCAG ATTGGAACATACTCCATGGATAACACCTTGCTGAAGTATGGGGCTAAGGACCATTTCTTCAAGGCAGCACTGTGTCACTTCTGCGTAGATATGCTGAATGCCAAG TTGGCCGTGCAGAGATACGAGgaaatgtttcctgccttctcgGATGCCAGGGAGTGTAAACTTGTTAAG AAACTTCTTGATGCATATGAGGAGCAGGATGTTGATGCGTTTACAGATGCT GTGAAGGAGTTTGACTCCATCACAAGGCTGGACCAGTGGCAGACCAGCATGCTACTGAGAATTAAGAAGACCATTCAGGAGGACGAGAACGACCTCCGCTAA
- the rsph4a gene encoding radial spoke head protein 6 homolog A isoform X1, which yields MEPLEGVANEQDQSQLAALNFKAFLLKRSTKTNLSLYDHLTRVLIKVMDERPDNAADVFEDLSLEVKRSQLQDRQSTLRPSPEPTAALTLAQQQKGLFSQGAGDEQEEGLVETPLPNLAEQSFFFEQVGVGLGREETQRIFLALKQLVDTHLLQRCRFWGKILGTEANYTVAEVEYRDGAEEEEGEAEETHEDEEKEGEAREKDEEEVVEEVDPLPKSTYKPPPTVPKEPRGSGTNKFTYFACREPGLPWVRLPDVTPAQITVARQIRKLFTGQLDAPVVSYPPFPGNEANYLRAQIARISASTQVSPLGFYHFDEEEGEEEEGGRDNFVENLNFEGISVQEMAESLSAWVHHVQHINKQGRCVWVNLAEKTEEDFEEEAEEEEKEEQPDEPEPEVGPPLLTPLSEDAEINNTPPWSIRLSSHLIPQYAVAYVRSNLWPGAHAYACGRKFENIYIGWGLKFLGEPYTPPVLPQPQQAYPSGPEITEALDPSLEEEQALKAALEEQQAAQEENEGLEAEEEEEEEEDD from the exons ATGGAACCTCTCGAAGGAGTGGCGAACGAGCAAGACCAAAGCCAGCTGGCTGCACTGAACTTCAAGGCTTTCCTGCTAAAAAGAAGCACCAAAACAAACCTCAGTCT CTATGACCACCTGACCCGTGTGCTCATCAAAGTAATGGATGAACGCCCAGACAATGCAGCTGATGTGTTTGAAGATCTGAGCCTGGAGGTGAAGCGCAGCCAGCTGCAGGACAGACAGAGCACCCTGCGCCCCAGCCCAGAACCTACTGCAGCCCTCACACTGGCCCAACAACAGAAAGGCCTGTTTTCACAGGGAGCAGGGGACGAGCAAGAAGAGGGCCTA GTAGAAACACCTCTGCCTAATCTGGCTGAGCAGAGTTTCTTCTTTGAGCAAGTCGGGGTGGGTTTGGGCCGGGAAGAGACACAGAGGATCTTTCTGGCCTTGAAGCAGCTAGTGGACACACATCTGCTCCAGCGCTGCAGATTCTGGGGCAAGATCCTAGGCACTGAGGCAAATTACACAGTGGCTGAAGTAGAATACAGAGAcggagcagaagaagaagaaggagaggcTGAGGAGACGCATGAGgatgaagagaaagaaggagaggctCGAGAAAAGGATGAGGAAGAAGTTGTGGAAGAG GTTGATCCACTCCCGAAGTCAACCTACAAGCCTCCCCCTACGGTGCCCAAAGAGCCTCGTGGTTCTGGTACCAATAAATTCACTTACTTTGCGTGCCGAGAGCCTGGCCTGCCCTGGGTGCGTCTTCCTGATGTCACCCCCGCTCAGATCACGGTGGCACGGCAGATCCGCAAGCTCTTCACCGGTCAGCTGGATGCCCCTGTCGTCAGCTACCCGCCGTTTCCAGGCAACGAGGCCAACTATCTGAGAGCTCAAATCGCCCGCATCTCAGCCAGCACTCAGGTCAGTCCGCTGGGCTTCTATCACTTTGAtgaagaggaaggagaagaagaagaaggagggcGTGACAACTTTGTTGAAAACCTCAACTTTGAGGGAATCTCTGTGCAGGAAATGGCTGAGTCACTGTCTGCGTGGGTCCACCATGTCCAGCACATCAACAAACAG ggtcGTTGTGTGTGGGTCAACCTGGCTGAAAAGACTGAGGAGGACTTTGAAGAAGAagctgaagaagaagagaaagaggaacagCCAGATGAACCCGAGCCTGAGGTTGGGCCTCCGCTTCTCACGCCACTTTCTGAGGATGCAG AGATTAATAACACCCCTCCGTGGAGCATAAGATTATCCTCTCACCTAATCCCTCAGTATGCTGTCGCTTATGTGCGCTCCAACCTGTGGCCCGGAGCCCACGCCTACGCCTGCGGCAG GAAATTTGAGAACATATACATTGGCTGGGGGTTGAAGTTCTTGGGGGAACCATATACTCCTCCTGTTCTGCCCCAACCCCAGCAAGCATACCCCAGTGGACCTGAGATTACAGAGGCTCTGGATCCCAGCCTGGAGGAGGAACAGGCCCTGAAGGCAGCTCTGGAAGAGCAACAGGCGGCTCAGGAGGAGAATGAAGGCCTGGAGgcggaggaagaggaggaggaggaggaggatgactGA
- the rsph4a gene encoding radial spoke head protein 6 homolog A isoform X2 — MEPLEGVANEQDQSQLAALNFKAFLLKRSTKTNLSLYDHLTRVLIKVMDERPDNAADVFEDLSLEVKRSQLQDRQSTLRPSPEPTAALTLAQQQKGLFSQGAGDEQEEGLVETPLPNLAEQSFFFEQVGVGLGREETQRIFLALKQLVDTHLLQRCRFWGKILGTEANYTVAEVEYRDGAEEEEGEAEETHEDEEKEGEAREKDEEEVVEEVDPLPKSTYKPPPTVPKEPRGSGTNKFTYFACREPGLPWVRLPDVTPAQITVARQIRKLFTGQLDAPVVSYPPFPGNEANYLRAQIARISASTQEMAESLSAWVHHVQHINKQGRCVWVNLAEKTEEDFEEEAEEEEKEEQPDEPEPEVGPPLLTPLSEDAEINNTPPWSIRLSSHLIPQYAVAYVRSNLWPGAHAYACGRKFENIYIGWGLKFLGEPYTPPVLPQPQQAYPSGPEITEALDPSLEEEQALKAALEEQQAAQEENEGLEAEEEEEEEEDD, encoded by the exons ATGGAACCTCTCGAAGGAGTGGCGAACGAGCAAGACCAAAGCCAGCTGGCTGCACTGAACTTCAAGGCTTTCCTGCTAAAAAGAAGCACCAAAACAAACCTCAGTCT CTATGACCACCTGACCCGTGTGCTCATCAAAGTAATGGATGAACGCCCAGACAATGCAGCTGATGTGTTTGAAGATCTGAGCCTGGAGGTGAAGCGCAGCCAGCTGCAGGACAGACAGAGCACCCTGCGCCCCAGCCCAGAACCTACTGCAGCCCTCACACTGGCCCAACAACAGAAAGGCCTGTTTTCACAGGGAGCAGGGGACGAGCAAGAAGAGGGCCTA GTAGAAACACCTCTGCCTAATCTGGCTGAGCAGAGTTTCTTCTTTGAGCAAGTCGGGGTGGGTTTGGGCCGGGAAGAGACACAGAGGATCTTTCTGGCCTTGAAGCAGCTAGTGGACACACATCTGCTCCAGCGCTGCAGATTCTGGGGCAAGATCCTAGGCACTGAGGCAAATTACACAGTGGCTGAAGTAGAATACAGAGAcggagcagaagaagaagaaggagaggcTGAGGAGACGCATGAGgatgaagagaaagaaggagaggctCGAGAAAAGGATGAGGAAGAAGTTGTGGAAGAG GTTGATCCACTCCCGAAGTCAACCTACAAGCCTCCCCCTACGGTGCCCAAAGAGCCTCGTGGTTCTGGTACCAATAAATTCACTTACTTTGCGTGCCGAGAGCCTGGCCTGCCCTGGGTGCGTCTTCCTGATGTCACCCCCGCTCAGATCACGGTGGCACGGCAGATCCGCAAGCTCTTCACCGGTCAGCTGGATGCCCCTGTCGTCAGCTACCCGCCGTTTCCAGGCAACGAGGCCAACTATCTGAGAGCTCAAATCGCCCGCATCTCAGCCAGCACTCAG GAAATGGCTGAGTCACTGTCTGCGTGGGTCCACCATGTCCAGCACATCAACAAACAG ggtcGTTGTGTGTGGGTCAACCTGGCTGAAAAGACTGAGGAGGACTTTGAAGAAGAagctgaagaagaagagaaagaggaacagCCAGATGAACCCGAGCCTGAGGTTGGGCCTCCGCTTCTCACGCCACTTTCTGAGGATGCAG AGATTAATAACACCCCTCCGTGGAGCATAAGATTATCCTCTCACCTAATCCCTCAGTATGCTGTCGCTTATGTGCGCTCCAACCTGTGGCCCGGAGCCCACGCCTACGCCTGCGGCAG GAAATTTGAGAACATATACATTGGCTGGGGGTTGAAGTTCTTGGGGGAACCATATACTCCTCCTGTTCTGCCCCAACCCCAGCAAGCATACCCCAGTGGACCTGAGATTACAGAGGCTCTGGATCCCAGCCTGGAGGAGGAACAGGCCCTGAAGGCAGCTCTGGAAGAGCAACAGGCGGCTCAGGAGGAGAATGAAGGCCTGGAGgcggaggaagaggaggaggaggaggaggatgactGA
- the LOC108427014 gene encoding C2 calcium-dependent domain-containing protein 6-like yields the protein MEPLDWCYNVNLVTKTQNSVLISQVEPAAPSSCGRRMLQRVLSTVRSLVERLRSRSSARCIQAEVEDEHEEVSQPPQLIPLGVPAVNLKTCRDFSKSAPLKKGSRAAVRITIGRTVKYTVQQPYSDPMCFDEWKHFLLQIQKEDICGVQQSSSVVVELIMVDPDLTTPVLIGRDTIMWQEILKKSSLSHQFNLRLMQKKVCKLDADLAFSYGSMGYGYSHQIKHAGRTIESLVEKSLSPCCPPNED from the exons ATGGAGCCACTGGATTGGTGCTACAATgttaatttggtgaccaaaactCAAAACTCCGTCTTAATTTCCCAGGTGGAGCCTGCAGCACCAAGCTCATGTGGAAGAAGGATGTTGCAGAGAGTGCTGTCCACAGTCCGCTCCTTGGTTGAG CGCCTCAGATCCCGTTCCTCGGCTCGGTGCATACAAGCTGAGGTAGAAGATGAGCATGAGGAAGTTTCTCAACCACCTCAGCTGATTCCACTCGGAGTGCCG GCTGTAAACCTGAAGACCTGCAGAGACTTCAGTAAATCTG CTCCTTTGAAGAAAGGCAGTCGGGCTGCTGTGAGGATCACTATTGGGAGAACGGTGAAGTACACCGTGCAGCAGCCCTACAGCGACCCCATGTGCTTTGATGAATGGAAACACTTCTTGCTACAG ATCCAGAAGGAAGACATTTGCGGTGTCCAGCAGTCGAGTTCGGTGGTGGTGGAACTGATTATGGTGGATCCTGATTTAACCACCCCCGTACTCATTGGCAGAGACACCATTATGTGGCAGGAAATCCTTAAG AAATCTTCATTGAGTCATCAGTTTAATTTGAGGCTCATGCAGAAG AAAGTCTGCAAGCTGGACGCAGATCTGGCGTTCTCATATGGCTCAATGGGATATGGATATTCTCATCAG ATCAAACATGCAGGAAGGACCATTGAGAGTCTTGTAgagaaatctctctctccctgctgcCCTCCTAATGAAGACTGA